In Zonotrichia leucophrys gambelii isolate GWCS_2022_RI chromosome 8, RI_Zleu_2.0, whole genome shotgun sequence, one genomic interval encodes:
- the RPE65 gene encoding retinoid isomerohydrolase — translation MYSQVEHPAGGYKKLFETVEELSSPVTAHVTGRIPTWLRGSLLRCGPGLFEVGSEPFYHLFDGQALLHKFDFKEGHVTYHRRFVRTDAYVRAMTEKRIVITEFGTYAYPDPCKNIFSRFFSYFKGVEVTDNALVNVYPVGEDYYACTETNFITRINPDTLETIKQVDLCKYVSVNGATAHPHIENDGTVYNIGNCFGKNFALAYNIIRIPPLQADKEDPMNKSEVVVQFPCSDRFKPSYVHSFGLTPNYIVFVETPVKINLLKFLSSWSLWGANYMDCFESNETMGVWLHVAEKKKGRLLNLKYRTSAFNLFHHINTYEDNGFLIVDLCTWKGFEFVYNYLYLANLRANWDEVKRQAEKAPQPEARRYVLPLSIDKADTGKNLVTLPYTTATATLRSDETIWLEPEVIFSGPRHAFEFPQINYRKYGGKPYTYTYGLGLNHFVPDRLCKLNVKTKETWVWQEPDAYPSEPIFVSHPDALEEDDGVVLSIVISPGAGPKPAFLLILNAKDMSEVARAEVEVNIPVTFHGLFKRA, via the exons ATGTACAGCCA GGTGGAGCATCCTGCTGGAGGCTACAAGAAGCTCTTTGAGACAGTGGAGGAGCTGTCCTCTCCAGTGACTGCCCACGTCACAG GCAGGATTCCCACCTGGCTGCGAGGAAGCCTCCTGAGATGTGGTCCTGGCTTGTTTGAGGTGGGCTCAGAGCCCTTCTACCACCTCTTTGAtggccaggcactgctgcacaaGTTCGACTTCAAGGAGGGGCACGTCACCTACCACCGAAG GTTCGTCCGGACCGACGCCTACGTGCGAGCCATGACGGAGAAGAGGATCGTGATAACGGAGTTTGGCACCTACGCCTACCCAGACCCCTGCAAGAACATCTTCTCCAG GTTTTTCTCCTACTTCAAAGGTGTGGAGGTGACGGATAACGCCCTGGTGAATGTCTACCCTGTGGGGGAGGATTACTATGCCTGCACTGAGACCAACTTCATCACCAGGATTAACCCAGACACCCTGGAGACCATCAAGCAG GTGGATCTCTGTAAATATGTGTCTGTCAATGGGGCAACAGCTCATCCCCACATTGAGAATGATGGCACTGTTTACAACATTGGCAATTGCTTTGGGAAAAACTTTGCCCTGGCCTACAACATCATCCGGATTCCTCCTCTGCAGGCAG ACAAGGAAGACCCCATGAACAAGTCGGAGGTGGTGGTGCAGTTCCCCTGCAGTGACAGGTTCAAGCCCTCCTATGTCCACAG CTTTGGGCTGACCCCAAACTACATTGTGTTTGTGGAGACACCAGTGAAAATCAACCTGCTCAAGTTCCTCTCCTCCTGGAGCCTCTGGGGAGCCAACTACATGGACTGCTTCGAGTCCAACGAGACCATGGGG GTGTGGCTTCACGtggcagagaagaagaaaggcagGCTCCTCAACCTCAAGTACCGCACCTCGGCCTTCAACCTCTTCCACCACATCAACACCTACGAGGACAACGGGTTCCTGATCGTGGACCTGTGCACCTGGAAGGG GTTTGAGTTTGTCTACAACTACCTGTACCTGGCCAACCTCCGGGCCAACTGGGACGAGGTGAAGCGGCAGGCGGAGAAGGCGCCGCAGCCCGAGGCCCGCAGATACGTCCTGCCCCTGAGCATCGACAAG GCTGACACAGGGAAGAACCTGGTCACCCTGCCCTACACGACGGCCACAGCGACGCTGCGCAGTGACGAGACCATCTGGCTGGAGCCAGAGGTGATTTTCTCAGGGCCACGGCACG CCTTTGAGTTCCCCCAGATCAACTACAGGAAGTACGGAGGGAAGCCGTACACGTACACCTACGGGCTGGGGCTCAACCACTTTGTCCCAGACAGG CTGTGCAAGCTGAACGTGAAAACCAAGGAGACCTGGGTGTGGCAGGAGCCGGATGCGTACCCGTCGGAGCCAATCTTCGTTTCCCACCCGGATGCGCTGGAGGAAGATGATG GGGTGGTGCTGAGCATCGTCATCAGCCCGGGGGCGGGGCCCAAGCCCgccttcctcctcatcctcaacGCCAAAGACATGAGCGAGGTGGCCAGGGCCGAGGTGGAGGTGAACATTCCTGTGACATTCCATGGGCTCTTCAAGAGAGCGTGA
- the DEPDC1 gene encoding DEP domain-containing protein 1A isoform X3 produces MAVPGPGPGPGPYRATRLWNEVTRCFRAGMPVRRHRQRLRSHGSCFTAAEAADWLHQVLRSNSSFGPDVTRQQTVQLLRKFLKNHVIEDIKGRWGAENLEDNGALYRFPPTSPVKPLPSPPRENLENFSGDKGKLFKLPSSSKRGLKKQELLQSVENLARPKADVAEEKKEGTQQRREITQEYVQETWRNIIQIHLQSILGLPSLEEVLQPAQIVPEFVMYNMSNTSKHGVVVLQDKAEDLPHWVLSAMKCLAYWPRNKDMSQDTYSGFERDVFRTVADYFLSLPEPLLTFEYYELFVNILDLLQPHLERVAVEALQICCLLLPPPRRRKLQLLLRMMHRISGNVDMPRLHDAMGTRSLLIQTFSRCVLRCAQEEDLDELLSTRLLAFLMDHQQEILQVPAYLQAAVQDHLECVRKAQCKQEKEEICAILPTYSYCKQITPQEFEEQKVSTSQAAVAELLENIIKDKNLSVKEKKKKLKQFQKEYPHIYGSRFPRTESEAQLLENKPTLKQPMLSLRKPKFRSLRY; encoded by the exons ATGGCCGTGCCGGGGCCGGGACCCGGACCGGGGCCGTACCGCGCCACGAGGCTG TGGAACGAGGTGACGCGCTGCTTCCGGGCCGGCATGCCCGTgcggcggcaccggcagcgGCTCCGCTCGCACGGCAGCTGCTTCACGGCGGCCGAGGCCGCGGACTGGCTGCACCAGGTGCTCCGCAGCAACAGCAGCTTCGGGCCCGACGTCACCCGGCAGCAGACGGTGCAGCTCCTGCGGAAATTCCTCAAAAACCACGTCATCGAGGACATCAAGGGCCGCTGGGGCGCTGAGAACCTGGAGGATAACGGGGCCCTGTACAG ATTCCCTCCAACCTCTCCAGTCAAACCTCTACCAAGCCCACCAAGGGAGAACTTGGAAAACTTCTCTGGAGACAAAGGAAAACTTTTTAAACTGCCCAGCTCATCCAAAAGGGGTTTGAAGAAACAGGAGTTGCTGCAGTCTGTG GAAAACTTAGCAAGACCAAAAGCTGATgtagcagaagaaaagaaggaaggcaCACAGCAAAGGAGGGAAATAACACAGGAATATGTGCAAGAAACATGGAGAAATATCATCCAGATACA tcTGCAGAGCATTTTGGGACTGCCCTCGCTGGAGGAGGttctgcagccagcccagatcGTCCCTGAGTTTGTCATGTACAACATGAGCAACACCAGCAAACACGGCGTGGTCGTCCTGCAGGACAAAGCAG AAGACCTCCCTCACTGGGTGCTGTCAGCCATGAAGTGCTTGGCCTACT GGCCCAGGAACAAGGACATGAGCCAGGACACCTACAGTGGCTTTGAGCGGGACGTGTTCAGAACAGTTGCTGATTATTTTCTCAGTCTTCCTGAGCCATTGCTTACTTTTGAATACTATGAGCTCTTTGTTAATATCTTAG acctgctgcagcctcacctggagAGGGTTGCAGTGGAGGCCCTGCAgatctgctgcctgctgctgcccccgcCGAGGCgcaggaagctgcagctgctgctcaggatgaTGCACAGGATCAGCGGCAACGTCGACATGCCACGGCTGCACGATGCCATGGGCACCAGGTCCCTG CTGATCCAGACGTTCTCGCGCTGTGTCCTGCGCTGTGCCCAGGAGGAGGACCTGGACGAGCTGCTCTCCACACGCCTGCTGGCCTTCCTGATGGACCACCAGCAGGAAATCCTGCAGGTGCCAGCTTacctgcaggctgctgtgcagGATCACCTCGAGTGCGTGAGGAAGGCTCAG tgcaaacaggaaaaagaagaaatttgtgCCATCTTGCCAACGTATTCCTACTGCAAACAAATCACTCCTCAGGAGTTTGAAGAACAAAAGGTCTCCAcctcccaggctgcagtggCAGAGCTCCTGGAGAACATCATCAAGGATAAAAACCTCTctgtgaaggagaaaaagaaaaagttgaaACAG ttcCAGAAGGAATATCCCCACATCTACGGGAGCAGGTTCCCGAGGACGGAGTCGGAAGCGCAGCTCCTGGAGAACAAACCCACCCTCAAGCAGCCCATGCTGAGCCTCAGGAAACCCAAATTCCGCAGCCTCAGGTACTGA
- the DEPDC1 gene encoding DEP domain-containing protein 1A isoform X2: MAVPGPGPGPGPYRATRLWNEVTRCFRAGMPVRRHRQRLRSHGSCFTAAEAADWLHQVLRSNSSFGPDVTRQQTVQLLRKFLKNHVIEDIKGRWGAENLEDNGALYRFPPTSPVKPLPSPPRENLENFSGDKGKLFKLPSSSKRGLKKQELLQSVENLARPKADVAEEKKEGTQQRREITQEYVQETWRNIIQIHLQSILGLPSLEEVLQPAQIVPEFVMYNMSNTSKHGVVVLQDKADLPHWVLSAMKCLAYWPRNKDMSQDTYSGFERDVFRTVADYFLSLPEPLLTFEYYELFVNILVLCGYIQIPDLGSGNRSVQEEKCDPQPSKPPPLNSFKSTECLLLSLLLKESDKKEEGEASRRFSSEELRAQKQHGKKWQQHKLQGSAGSLIGGSCQNLAGPRNAQEPPGAFRTRCYSLERIGCDKGGRAPLRAGVSASSSSAELLQEHGGSSVLQPGWGSSGTEPGPCPWAGDSQGPALSLLGRRSCRSCSAINRPSAEITVRPRGTGGSPAAISVPRRLCRSSTELAARSGPPSPRLLPAANLLQPHLERVAVEALQICCLLLPPPRRRKLQLLLRMMHRISGNVDMPRLHDAMGTRSLLIQTFSRCVLRCAQEEDLDELLSTRLLAFLMDHQQEILQVPAYLQAAVQDHLECVRKAQCKQEKEEICAILPTYSYCKQITPQEFEEQKVSTSQAAVAELLENIIKDKNLSVKEKKKKLKQFQKEYPHIYGSRFPRTESEAQLLENKPTLKQPMLSLRKPKFRSLRY; the protein is encoded by the exons ATGGCCGTGCCGGGGCCGGGACCCGGACCGGGGCCGTACCGCGCCACGAGGCTG TGGAACGAGGTGACGCGCTGCTTCCGGGCCGGCATGCCCGTgcggcggcaccggcagcgGCTCCGCTCGCACGGCAGCTGCTTCACGGCGGCCGAGGCCGCGGACTGGCTGCACCAGGTGCTCCGCAGCAACAGCAGCTTCGGGCCCGACGTCACCCGGCAGCAGACGGTGCAGCTCCTGCGGAAATTCCTCAAAAACCACGTCATCGAGGACATCAAGGGCCGCTGGGGCGCTGAGAACCTGGAGGATAACGGGGCCCTGTACAG ATTCCCTCCAACCTCTCCAGTCAAACCTCTACCAAGCCCACCAAGGGAGAACTTGGAAAACTTCTCTGGAGACAAAGGAAAACTTTTTAAACTGCCCAGCTCATCCAAAAGGGGTTTGAAGAAACAGGAGTTGCTGCAGTCTGTG GAAAACTTAGCAAGACCAAAAGCTGATgtagcagaagaaaagaaggaaggcaCACAGCAAAGGAGGGAAATAACACAGGAATATGTGCAAGAAACATGGAGAAATATCATCCAGATACA tcTGCAGAGCATTTTGGGACTGCCCTCGCTGGAGGAGGttctgcagccagcccagatcGTCCCTGAGTTTGTCATGTACAACATGAGCAACACCAGCAAACACGGCGTGGTCGTCCTGCAGGACAAAGCAG ACCTCCCTCACTGGGTGCTGTCAGCCATGAAGTGCTTGGCCTACT GGCCCAGGAACAAGGACATGAGCCAGGACACCTACAGTGGCTTTGAGCGGGACGTGTTCAGAACAGTTGCTGATTATTTTCTCAGTCTTCCTGAGCCATTGCTTACTTTTGAATACTATGAGCTCTTTGTTAATATCTTAG TTTTGTGTGGCTACATCCAAATTCCTGATCTGGGCAGTGGAAATCGTTCTGTCCAAGAGGAGAAATGTGACCCTCAGCCTTCAAAACCTCCTCCCTTGAACTCTTTCAAGTCCACTGAGTGTCTTCTCCTAAGCCTGCTCCTCAAAGAGTCTGacaagaaggaggaaggagaagcttCCAGGAGGTTTTCCTCAGAGGAGCTGAGAGCCCAAAAGCAGCACGGGAAGAaatggcagcagcacaaactGCAAGGGAGTGCTGGGAGCCTGATAGGAGGGAGCTGCCAGAATCTTGCAGGACCCAGGAATGCCCAGGAGCCACCTGGAGCGTTTAGGACAAGGTGTTACTCCTTGGAGAGAATTGGATGTGATAAAGGAGGACGTGCCCCCCTCAGGGCAGGGGTGAGCGCCAGCTcgagcagtgcagagctgctgcaggagcacggAGGGAGCTCGGTGCTGcagccgggctggggcagctcagggacagagccTGGCCCGTGTCCCTGGGCCGGGGACAGCCAGGGGCCGGCGCTGagcctgctgggcaggaggagctgccggAGCTGCAGCGCCATCAACAGGCCCAGCGCCGAGATCACGGTGCGGCCCCGGGGCACCGGCGGCTCCCCCGCGGCCATCAGCGTCCCGAGGAGGCTCTGCCGGAGCAGCACCGAGCTGGCAGCACGCTCGGGGCCCCCCTCCCCTcggctgctgcctgctgcaa acctgctgcagcctcacctggagAGGGTTGCAGTGGAGGCCCTGCAgatctgctgcctgctgctgcccccgcCGAGGCgcaggaagctgcagctgctgctcaggatgaTGCACAGGATCAGCGGCAACGTCGACATGCCACGGCTGCACGATGCCATGGGCACCAGGTCCCTG CTGATCCAGACGTTCTCGCGCTGTGTCCTGCGCTGTGCCCAGGAGGAGGACCTGGACGAGCTGCTCTCCACACGCCTGCTGGCCTTCCTGATGGACCACCAGCAGGAAATCCTGCAGGTGCCAGCTTacctgcaggctgctgtgcagGATCACCTCGAGTGCGTGAGGAAGGCTCAG tgcaaacaggaaaaagaagaaatttgtgCCATCTTGCCAACGTATTCCTACTGCAAACAAATCACTCCTCAGGAGTTTGAAGAACAAAAGGTCTCCAcctcccaggctgcagtggCAGAGCTCCTGGAGAACATCATCAAGGATAAAAACCTCTctgtgaaggagaaaaagaaaaagttgaaACAG ttcCAGAAGGAATATCCCCACATCTACGGGAGCAGGTTCCCGAGGACGGAGTCGGAAGCGCAGCTCCTGGAGAACAAACCCACCCTCAAGCAGCCCATGCTGAGCCTCAGGAAACCCAAATTCCGCAGCCTCAGGTACTGA
- the DEPDC1 gene encoding DEP domain-containing protein 1A isoform X1: MAVPGPGPGPGPYRATRLWNEVTRCFRAGMPVRRHRQRLRSHGSCFTAAEAADWLHQVLRSNSSFGPDVTRQQTVQLLRKFLKNHVIEDIKGRWGAENLEDNGALYRFPPTSPVKPLPSPPRENLENFSGDKGKLFKLPSSSKRGLKKQELLQSVENLARPKADVAEEKKEGTQQRREITQEYVQETWRNIIQIHLQSILGLPSLEEVLQPAQIVPEFVMYNMSNTSKHGVVVLQDKAEDLPHWVLSAMKCLAYWPRNKDMSQDTYSGFERDVFRTVADYFLSLPEPLLTFEYYELFVNILVLCGYIQIPDLGSGNRSVQEEKCDPQPSKPPPLNSFKSTECLLLSLLLKESDKKEEGEASRRFSSEELRAQKQHGKKWQQHKLQGSAGSLIGGSCQNLAGPRNAQEPPGAFRTRCYSLERIGCDKGGRAPLRAGVSASSSSAELLQEHGGSSVLQPGWGSSGTEPGPCPWAGDSQGPALSLLGRRSCRSCSAINRPSAEITVRPRGTGGSPAAISVPRRLCRSSTELAARSGPPSPRLLPAANLLQPHLERVAVEALQICCLLLPPPRRRKLQLLLRMMHRISGNVDMPRLHDAMGTRSLLIQTFSRCVLRCAQEEDLDELLSTRLLAFLMDHQQEILQVPAYLQAAVQDHLECVRKAQCKQEKEEICAILPTYSYCKQITPQEFEEQKVSTSQAAVAELLENIIKDKNLSVKEKKKKLKQFQKEYPHIYGSRFPRTESEAQLLENKPTLKQPMLSLRKPKFRSLRY; encoded by the exons ATGGCCGTGCCGGGGCCGGGACCCGGACCGGGGCCGTACCGCGCCACGAGGCTG TGGAACGAGGTGACGCGCTGCTTCCGGGCCGGCATGCCCGTgcggcggcaccggcagcgGCTCCGCTCGCACGGCAGCTGCTTCACGGCGGCCGAGGCCGCGGACTGGCTGCACCAGGTGCTCCGCAGCAACAGCAGCTTCGGGCCCGACGTCACCCGGCAGCAGACGGTGCAGCTCCTGCGGAAATTCCTCAAAAACCACGTCATCGAGGACATCAAGGGCCGCTGGGGCGCTGAGAACCTGGAGGATAACGGGGCCCTGTACAG ATTCCCTCCAACCTCTCCAGTCAAACCTCTACCAAGCCCACCAAGGGAGAACTTGGAAAACTTCTCTGGAGACAAAGGAAAACTTTTTAAACTGCCCAGCTCATCCAAAAGGGGTTTGAAGAAACAGGAGTTGCTGCAGTCTGTG GAAAACTTAGCAAGACCAAAAGCTGATgtagcagaagaaaagaaggaaggcaCACAGCAAAGGAGGGAAATAACACAGGAATATGTGCAAGAAACATGGAGAAATATCATCCAGATACA tcTGCAGAGCATTTTGGGACTGCCCTCGCTGGAGGAGGttctgcagccagcccagatcGTCCCTGAGTTTGTCATGTACAACATGAGCAACACCAGCAAACACGGCGTGGTCGTCCTGCAGGACAAAGCAG AAGACCTCCCTCACTGGGTGCTGTCAGCCATGAAGTGCTTGGCCTACT GGCCCAGGAACAAGGACATGAGCCAGGACACCTACAGTGGCTTTGAGCGGGACGTGTTCAGAACAGTTGCTGATTATTTTCTCAGTCTTCCTGAGCCATTGCTTACTTTTGAATACTATGAGCTCTTTGTTAATATCTTAG TTTTGTGTGGCTACATCCAAATTCCTGATCTGGGCAGTGGAAATCGTTCTGTCCAAGAGGAGAAATGTGACCCTCAGCCTTCAAAACCTCCTCCCTTGAACTCTTTCAAGTCCACTGAGTGTCTTCTCCTAAGCCTGCTCCTCAAAGAGTCTGacaagaaggaggaaggagaagcttCCAGGAGGTTTTCCTCAGAGGAGCTGAGAGCCCAAAAGCAGCACGGGAAGAaatggcagcagcacaaactGCAAGGGAGTGCTGGGAGCCTGATAGGAGGGAGCTGCCAGAATCTTGCAGGACCCAGGAATGCCCAGGAGCCACCTGGAGCGTTTAGGACAAGGTGTTACTCCTTGGAGAGAATTGGATGTGATAAAGGAGGACGTGCCCCCCTCAGGGCAGGGGTGAGCGCCAGCTcgagcagtgcagagctgctgcaggagcacggAGGGAGCTCGGTGCTGcagccgggctggggcagctcagggacagagccTGGCCCGTGTCCCTGGGCCGGGGACAGCCAGGGGCCGGCGCTGagcctgctgggcaggaggagctgccggAGCTGCAGCGCCATCAACAGGCCCAGCGCCGAGATCACGGTGCGGCCCCGGGGCACCGGCGGCTCCCCCGCGGCCATCAGCGTCCCGAGGAGGCTCTGCCGGAGCAGCACCGAGCTGGCAGCACGCTCGGGGCCCCCCTCCCCTcggctgctgcctgctgcaa acctgctgcagcctcacctggagAGGGTTGCAGTGGAGGCCCTGCAgatctgctgcctgctgctgcccccgcCGAGGCgcaggaagctgcagctgctgctcaggatgaTGCACAGGATCAGCGGCAACGTCGACATGCCACGGCTGCACGATGCCATGGGCACCAGGTCCCTG CTGATCCAGACGTTCTCGCGCTGTGTCCTGCGCTGTGCCCAGGAGGAGGACCTGGACGAGCTGCTCTCCACACGCCTGCTGGCCTTCCTGATGGACCACCAGCAGGAAATCCTGCAGGTGCCAGCTTacctgcaggctgctgtgcagGATCACCTCGAGTGCGTGAGGAAGGCTCAG tgcaaacaggaaaaagaagaaatttgtgCCATCTTGCCAACGTATTCCTACTGCAAACAAATCACTCCTCAGGAGTTTGAAGAACAAAAGGTCTCCAcctcccaggctgcagtggCAGAGCTCCTGGAGAACATCATCAAGGATAAAAACCTCTctgtgaaggagaaaaagaaaaagttgaaACAG ttcCAGAAGGAATATCCCCACATCTACGGGAGCAGGTTCCCGAGGACGGAGTCGGAAGCGCAGCTCCTGGAGAACAAACCCACCCTCAAGCAGCCCATGCTGAGCCTCAGGAAACCCAAATTCCGCAGCCTCAGGTACTGA
- the LOC135450901 gene encoding cystathionine gamma-lyase-like, producing the protein MAGKGTEGFLPPFKHFATQAIHAGQEPEQWRSGAMVPPISLSTTFKQRAPGDHAGYDYIRSGNPTRDCLEKAVAALDGAKYSLAYSSGLAALLNICHLLKSGDSVICMDDVYGGTNRYFQEVASENNLKVTFVDCTKPKCLEAAITPETKLVWLESPTNPTLKVIDIKACAEVAHRHPGVLVAVDNSFMSPYFQRPLALGADICMSSATKYMNGHSDVLMGLVSVNREDLYKRLKVLQYSLGAVPSPFDCFLCNRGLKTLHIRMKLHFHNGLAVAKFLESHPSVEKVIYPGLPSHPQYEVMKKQCAGCPGMVTMYIKGKKENACAFLRNLKVFSLAESLGGFESLAEHPAIMTHASVPEAERKTLGISDTLIRLSVGLEDEEDLLADLDQALKAAFA; encoded by the exons ATGGCAGGCAAGGGGACGGAGGGGTTCTTGCCGCCCTTCAAGCACTTCGCCACCCAGGCCATCCATGCCGGCCAGGAGCCCGAGCAATGGCGCTCCGGGGCCATGGTGCCGCCCATCTCGCTCTCCACCACCTTCAAGCAGCGGGCTCCCGGCGACCACGCG GGTTATGACTACATCCGGTCTGGGAACCCCACTCGGGATTGCCTGGAAAAGGCTGTGGCCGCCCTCGATGGAGCCAAATACA GCTTGGCTTATTCCTCTGGCTTAGCAGCTCTTTTGAACATCTGTCACCTGCTGAAGTCAGGGGACTCAGTTATCTGCATGGATGATGTCTATGGAG gcACAAACAGATACTTCCAGGAAGTAGcctcagaaaataatttgaaagtaACTTTTGTTGACTGCACAAAGCCAAAATGCCTGGAAGCTGCAATTACACCAGAGACCAAG CTGGTTTGGCTGGAGAGCCCCACGAACCCCACGCTGAAGGTGATCGACATCAAAGCCTGCGCAGAGGTGGCGCACAGGCACCCGGGGGTGCTGGTGGCCGTGGACAACAGCTTCATGTCTCCATATTTCCAG cGTCCTTTGGCCCTGGGGGCTGATATTTGTATGTCTTCTGCAACCAAATACATGAATG GGCACAGCGATGTCCTCATGGGCCTGGTCTCTGTAAACAGGGAAGATCTCTACAAGAGGCTGAAAGTCCTGCAGTACT ccctgggagctgtcccctctccctttGACTGCTTCCTCTGCAACCGTGGGCTCAAGACTCTGCACATCAGGATGAAGCTGCACTTCCACAACGGCCTGGCTGTGGCCAAATTCctggaatcccatcccagtgtggAGAAAGTCATTTACCCAG GGCTGCCTTCCCACCCTCAGTATGAGGTGATGAAGAAGCAGTGTGCAGGCTGTCCTGGGATGGTCACCATGTacatcaaagggaaaaaagaaaatgcctgTGCCTTTCTCAGGAACTTGAAG GTGTTTAGCTTGGCTGAGAGTCTGGGCGGCTTCGAGAGCCTGGCCGAGCATCC GGCCATCATGACCCACGCCTCAGTGCCTGAGGCGGAAAGGAAAACTCTGGGAATCAGTGACACCTTGATCCGCCTGTCGGTGGGgctggaggatgaggaggatctGCTGGCAGACCTGGACCAGGCCCTGAAGGCTGCG tTTGCATAA